One Nicotiana tomentosiformis chromosome 4, ASM39032v3, whole genome shotgun sequence genomic window carries:
- the LOC104117189 gene encoding zeatin O-glucosyltransferase-like gives MTSNLHFQNHGQKHNDIVVVVVPFPAQGHLNQLLQLCKLIASYNIKVHYVTTKTHTHQAKLRVHDPFSIDNIHFHEFSTPFFISPPPNLNASIKFPCHLQPSFEATSHLRKPVAKLLRVLSSKSQRIVIIHDSLMGSVVQDFVYLPNAEAYAFHSVSAFTLFLFIWENMGRPFNIDANMLKDVPSLEGCFSPEFEKFIKNEYDYLKFNSGRIYNTCKVIEGPFLDLLSKEQISNNKKQWALGPFNPVLVQHGTKGCTQRHKCLIWLDKQEPNSVIFVSFGTTTSFSDEQIKEIAIGLEKSEQKFVWVLRDADKGNVFAKDQSRNIELPKGFEERVKERGVVLRDWAPQLEILAHSSVGGFMSHCGWNSCMESISMGVPIAAWPMHSDQPRNTILVTKILKVGIVVKDWTRRHEVVTSLMVQAAVEKLMVSKEGEGMRNRAMDLSAALKISVAEGGIKNMELDSFISHITRQI, from the coding sequence ATGACCTCCAATCTCCATTTCCAAAACCATGGCCAAAAACATAATGATATTGTAGTAGTTGTTGTCCCTTTTCCAGCACAAGGACATCTCAATCAACTTCTTCAACTATGTAAACTCATTGCTTCCTATAATATAAAAGTTCATTATGTTACAACCAAGACACACACTCATCAAGCTAAATTAAGAGTTCATGACCCTTTTTCTATAGACAATATTCATTTTCATGAATTCTCAAcaccatttttcatatctccccCTCCTAATCTGAACGCTTCCATCAAATTTCCTTGCCATCTTCAACCATCATTCGAGGCAACGTCTCATCTACGAAAGCCTGTGGCCAAACTTCTTCGTGTCCTCTCATCGAAAAGCCAGAGAATTGTTATCATCCATGACTCCCTAATGGGATCAGTGGTTCAAGATTTTGTGTACTTACCAAATGCAGAAGCCTATGCTTTTCACAGTGTGTCAGCTTTCACATTGTTCTTGTTCATATGGGAGAATATGGGCAGGCCTTTTAACATTGATGCTAATATGCTAAAAGATGTTCCTTCACTTGAAGGTTGTTTTAGTCCtgaatttgagaaatttattaaaaatgaaTACGATTACTTGAAGTTCAATTCAGGAAGGATTTACAACACATGCAAAGTGATAGAAGGTCCTTTTCTTGATTTGCTGTCCAAGGAACAGATTAGTAATAACAAAAAGCAGTGGGCACTTGGACCATTCAATCCTGTTTTAGTACAACATGGGACCAAAGGTTGTACCCAACGACATAAATGTCTAATTTGGCTAGACAAACAAGAACCAAACTCCGTGATCTTCGTGTCTTTTGGCACCACGACTTCATTTTCGGATGAACAGATCAAGGAGATCGCAATTGGATTGGAGAAAAGTGAGCAGAAGTTCGTTTGGGTACTGAGAGATGCGGATAAAGGGAATGTTTTTGCTAAAGATCAATCAAGAAATATTGAATTACCAAAAGGTTTCGAAGAGAGAGTTAAAGAAAGGGGAGTTGTGTTAAGAGACTGGGCGCCACAATTAGAAATATTGGCACATTCCTCCGTTGGCGGTTTCATGAGTCATTGTGGATGGAATTCGTGCATGGAGAGCATTTCCATGGGCGTGCCAATAGCAGCATGGCCAATGCATTCGGATCAACCCCGAAATACTATATTGGTCACAAAGATTTTAAAAGTTGGCATAGTCGTTAAGGATTGGACCCGTAGGCACGAGGTGGTAACATCTCTCATGGTGCAGGCAGCAGTGGAAAAATTAATGGTGTCTAAAGAAGGAGAAGGCATGAGGAACAGAGCAATGGATTTGAGTGCAGCTCTAAAAATATCAGTAGCAGAAGGTGGTATTAAGAACATGGAGTTGGATTCATTCATTTCTCACATAACAAGGCAAATTTGA